The following proteins are co-located in the Anas platyrhynchos isolate ZD024472 breed Pekin duck chromosome 1, IASCAAS_PekinDuck_T2T, whole genome shotgun sequence genome:
- the CECR2 gene encoding chromatin remodeling regulator CECR2 isoform X2 translates to MCPEEDGGCGGGRGGGGGGGGGGGGGGGGGVAGTGGSEAAVALDELRSWWEVPAIAHFCSLFRTAFRLPDFEIEELEAALHRDDVEFISDLIACLLQGCYQRRDITSQTFHSYLEDIINYRWELEEGKPNPLRESTFQELPLRTRVEILHRLCDYRLDADDVFDLLKGLDADSLRVEPLGEDSSGALYWYFYGTRMYKEDPVQAKTNGELAPDRGCGGQANTPNVPGKTGKRRGRPPKRKKLLEENLLREKAEENMLIRETQIRNGSQGPGRGTWWLLCQTEEEWRQVTESFRERTSLRERQLYKLLSEDFLPEICNMIAQKVNPNVLSSMEKQRRREEEEERQILIAVQKREQEQLLKEERKREMEEKVKAVEERARRRKLREERAWLLAQGKELPPELSHLDPSSPTREERRTKDLFELDDEFTAMYKVLDVVKAHKDSWPFLEPVDESYAPNYYQIIKAPMDISSMEKKLNGGQYCTKEEFVGDMKTMFRNCLKYNGEGSEYTKMAYNLERCFHRAMMKHFPGEDGDTDEEFWIREDGRREKRSRRAGRSSAGNVWTRSRDPEGPGKRQQRLENGGKPPPYRAASRAPASSSSSSSSSFSSSSAEDPSGNPMQPPREVGPSNGRGFPRSLQYGGMPSPVPHPGQMRPAVPGTFGPLRGSDPTKLYGSPRVPEPHPGDPVQQHQHFAMQPAVGLSEHRGHRLAAPEKQVCAGPTHVTGLGPRPGTLQLGRVSGPPPDAVYPPAQFQQGFLPPRHNGPPVRPPEGSEMPPGHMYRPYKYLNRGHPALWNGSHSAASQGAVGPEEKAPMGPAPSLQPRAIGHMMEPRALRPPLPPSQWTEQSNFLPHGVPPSGYIRPPGKAAGQRMPQPPAALFGGPAQVQRGCQGGDSMMDSPEMIAMQQLSSRVCPPGVPYHPRQPPPPHLPGPFPQLAHAASAGVPPPKPVMGNGSSQDQTMEPESNQVEPPAGVEEKAQCISIPDGAYAKLLPHPKPPLPMECTRRALPPEEGDGSGLKSDLKAGQSKGAWPAESGYAGPQGCVRDLAPTSERGGPVPENGAAGEGPAEGKGLAASLMEKPLCGGGKAVPEAAVPCLGQGTGLPAMDASTVGAAPNQFHPLYMPGLEYPNSAARYHINPGLQGFSPVMGGKPPPVSHPQHFPSRGFQPSNAHPGVFPRYRPHQGMPYPYQPQPQPSYHHYQRPPYYACPQGYSDWQRPLHPQASPSGHPPLARPPFSERGNVSGLQGCEALSAALASPNRMDVASAKEVSPSDGQDLGPEDEKSEESQERPESPKEFLDLDNHNAATKRQSSVAAGEFLYGAPPPHLGSGMGFGPSAFPPHGVMLQTGSPYASRHPTSHFQPRTYGSPMNAHLSHHHPASGQANGLSQEGPLYRCREENIGHFQALLMEQRGSGGGMGGPPQDLYRSSGMQMHQAQVPFPKMPTATMSREDLTPQKPSALPLDQS, encoded by the exons ATCCCAGACGTTTCACAGCTACCTGGAGGACATCATCAACTACCgctgggagctggaggaagGGAAACCCAACCCGCTGCGGGAGTCCAccttccaggagctgcccctgcGCACCCGCGTCGAGATCCTGCACCGCCTCTGCGACTACCGGCTCGATGCAGATGATGTCTTCGACCTCCTCAAG GGCTTGGACGCCGACAGCCTCCGCGTGGAGCCGCTGGGCGAGGACAGCAGCGGTGCCCTGTACTGGTACTTCTACGGCACGCGGATGTACAAGGAGGACCCCGTGCAGGCGAAAACCAATGGAGAGCTGGCTCCAGACAG ggggtgtggggggcagGCGAACACCCCAAACGTTCCTGGGAAAACAGGCAAGAGACGAGGGCGACCCCCAAAGCGGAAAAAACTACTGGAGGAAAATTTGCTGAG GGAGAAGGCAGAAGAGAACATGCTAATCCGTGAGACTCAGATAAGAAATG GGTCCCAAGGGCCAGGCCGTGGGACATGGTGGCTGCTGTGTCAGACGGAAGAGGAGTGGAGGCAGGTCACAGAGAGCTTCAGAGAGAGGACTTCCCTTAGAGAGCGGCAGCTCTACAAACTCTTGAGTGAAGACTTCCTGCCGGAGATCTGCAACATGATTGCACAGAAG GTAAACCCGAATGTGCTCAGTTCGATGGAGAAGCAGAGGcgcagggaggaagaggaggagcgCCAGATCCTTATAGCAGTGCAGAAGAGGGAGCAGGAGCAACTGCtaaaggaggagagaaaaagagagatggAGGAGAAGGTCAAAGCAGTGGAAG AGCGAGCCAGGAGGAGGAAGCTTCGTGAAGAGCGGGcctggctgctggcacaggggaaGGAGCTGCCCCCCGAGCTTTCCCACTTGGATCCCAGTTCCCCTACCAGGGAAGAGCGAAGGACCAAGGATCT CTTTGAACTGGATGATGAGTTCACAGCCATGTACAAAG TTCTAGATGTGGTAAAGGCTCACAAGGACTCTTGGCCCTTCTTGGAACCTGTTGATGAGTCGTATGCTCCTAACTACTACCAGATCATTAAG GCCCCCATGGACATCTCTAGCATGGAGAAGAAGTTGAATGGAGGTCAGTACTGCACCAAGGAAGAATTTGTGGGCGATATGAAGACCATGTTCAGGAACTGTCTTAAGTACAATGGTGAAGGCAGTG AATATACCAAGATGGCTTACAACTTGGAGAGGTGTTTCCACCGAGCAATGATGAAGCACTTCCCTGGGGAAGATGGAGACACAGATGAGGAGTTTTGGATCAGAGAAGACGGGAGGCGGGAGAAGAGGAGCCGGCGGGCTGGCCGCTCCAGCGCTGGCAATGTTTGGACTCGGTCACGAGACCCAGAGGGACCAGGCAAGAGGCAGCAGCGCCTGGAAAATGGAGGGAAACCTCCACCATATCGAGCTGCTTCGAGGGctcccgcctcctcctcctcttcctcctcctcctccttctcctcgtCCTCTGCAGAGGATCCAAGTGGCAACCCCATGCAGCCTCCTCGAGAAGTGGGCCCTTCCAATGGGCGAGGTTTCCCCCGCTCGCTGCAGTACGGCGGCAtgcccagccccgtgccacATCCCGGCCAGATG AGACCAGCTGTGCCAGGAACGTTCGGTCCCCTGCGCGGATCAGATCCAACAAAACTGTATGGCTCACCGCGAGTGCCAGAGCCCCATCCTGGAGACCCGgttcagcagcaccagcacttTGCCATGCAG CCGGCCGTGGGACTGAGCGAGCACCGTGGGCACAGGCTGGCTGCCCCTGAGAAGCAGGTGTGTGCGGGGCCGACCCACGTCACCGGCCTCGGACCCCGTCCTGGCACCCTGCAGCTGGGGCGTGTCAGTGGCCCCCCTCCGGACGCCGTCTACCCGCCAGCCCAGTTCCAGCAGGGCTTCCTCCCTCCAAGGCACAACGGGCCTCCGGTGAGGCCGCCAGAAGGCTCGGAGATGCCCCCTGGACATATGTACCGGCCCTACAAGTACCTGAACCGTGGGCACCCGGCCCTGTGGAATGGCAGCCACAGCGCCGCCAGCCAGGGTGCCGTGGGGCCGGAGGAGAAGGCACCCATGGGGCCAGCGCCCTCGCTGCAGCCCCGCGCCATCGGCCACATGATGGAGCCCCGGGCCTTACGgcctcctctgcctcccagccagTGGACTGAGCAATCAAACTTCCTACCTCACGGGGTGCCTCCCTCAGGGTACATCAGACCACCCGGGAAAGCTGCTGGCCAGAGGATGCCGCAGCCGCCGGCCGCTCTGTTCGGGGGACCGGCTCAGGTTCAGAGAGGGTGCCAGGGTGGGGACTCGATGATGGACAGCCCAGAGATGATCGCCATGCAGCAGCTGTCCTCCCGCGTGTGCCCGCCGGGCGTGCCTTACCACCCTCGCCAGCCACCCCCGCCGCACCTCCCTGGaccctttccccagctggctcACGCCGCCTCTGCTGGTGTGCCACCCCCAAAGCCGGTCATGGGCAACGGGAGCTCGCAGGATCAGACCATGGAGCCGGAGAGCAACCAAG TGGAGCCACCGGCGGGCGTGGAGGAGAAGGCTCAGTGCATCAGCATTCCCGACGGGGCCTACGCCAAACTCCTACCTCATCCCAAGCCCCCCCTGCCCATGGAGTGCACCCGACGCGCCTTGCCCCCAGAGGAGGGGGACGGCTCCGGCCTGAAGAGCGACCTgaaggcagggcagagcaagggCGCCTGGCCGGCCGAGAGCGGCTACGCTGGCCCACAGGGCTGCGTGAGGGACCTGGCACCCACCTCCGAGCGAGGAGGGCCCGTGCCTGAGAACGGGGCAGCGGGCGAGGGGCCGgcggaggggaaggggctggccGCCAGCCTGATGGAGAAGCCCCTCTGCGGCGGGGGGAAGGCTGTGCCCGAAGCGGCCGTGCCTTGCCTGGGGCAGGGCACCGGCCTTCCTGCCATGGACGCCAGCACCGTGGGGGCTGCCCCCAACCAGTTCCACCCTCTCTACATGCCTGGTCTGGAGTACCCCAATTCGGCCGCCCGGTACCACATCAACCCAGGGCTGCAAGGCTTCAGCCCGGTGATGGGCGGCAAGCCTCCCCCCGTGTCCCACCCGCAGCATTTCCCTTCGCGGGGCTTCCAGCCGAGCAACGCCCACCCCGGGGTCTTCCCCCGCTATCGGCCCCACCAGGGCATGCCCTATCCCTACCAGCCCCAGCCTCAACCTTCCTACCACCACTACCAGCGGCCGCCCTACTACGCCTGTCCGCAGGGCTACTCGGACTGGCAGAGGCCTCTGCACCCCCAGGCCAGCCCCAGTGGCCACCCGCCCCTGGCCAGACCCCCCTTCTCCGAGCGGGGGAACGTGAGCGGCTTGCAGGGCTGCGAGGCGCTGAGCGCTGCCCTGGCTTCTCCCAACCGCATGGACGTAGCGAGTGCCAAAGAGGTTTCTCCGAGCGACGGGCAGGATCTGGGGCCTGAAGATGAGAAGTCCGAGGAATCGCAGGAGCGGCCGGAGAGTCCCAAAGAGTTCCTTGATTTGGACAACCACAACGCGGCCACGAAGAGGCAAAGCTCAGTGGCAGCAGGAGAGTTCCTCTACGGAGCTCCCCCGCCCCACCTGGGTTCGGGAATGGGATTTGGGCCGTCGGCTTTCCCTCCCCACGGGGTGATGCTACAGACTGGCTCTCCCTATGCATCCCGGCATCCCACCAGCCATTTCCAACCCAGGACATACGGATCGCCCATGAATGCCCACCTGTCTCATCATCATCCAGCCTCTGGCCAGGCCAACGGCCTCTCTCAGGAGGGACCCCTGTACCGCTGCCGGGAGGAGAACATAGGTCACTTTCAGGCCTTGCTGATGGAGCAGAGAGGCAGTGGAGGTGGCATGGGGGGGCCACCCCAGGACTTGTATAGATCATCGGG AATGCAAATGCATCAGGCTCAAGTTCCCTTCCCGAAGATGCCTACAGCAACCATGTCCCGGGAAGATTTGACGCCACAAAAACCATCAGCGTTGCCTCTGGATCAA agCTAG
- the CECR2 gene encoding chromatin remodeling regulator CECR2 isoform X1, which translates to MCPEEDGGCGGGRGGGGGGGGGGGGGGGGGVAGTGGSEAAVALDELRSWWEVPAIAHFCSLFRTAFRLPDFEIEELEAALHRDDVEFISDLIACLLQGCYQRRDITSQTFHSYLEDIINYRWELEEGKPNPLRESTFQELPLRTRVEILHRLCDYRLDADDVFDLLKGLDADSLRVEPLGEDSSGALYWYFYGTRMYKEDPVQAKTNGELAPDRGCGGQANTPNVPGKTGKRRGRPPKRKKLLEENLLREKAEENMLIRETQIRNGSQGPGRGTWWLLCQTEEEWRQVTESFRERTSLRERQLYKLLSEDFLPEICNMIAQKEKRLQRPEFSPRWMSDHQPIKPIKQEVNPNVLSSMEKQRRREEEEERQILIAVQKREQEQLLKEERKREMEEKVKAVEERARRRKLREERAWLLAQGKELPPELSHLDPSSPTREERRTKDLFELDDEFTAMYKVLDVVKAHKDSWPFLEPVDESYAPNYYQIIKAPMDISSMEKKLNGGQYCTKEEFVGDMKTMFRNCLKYNGEGSEYTKMAYNLERCFHRAMMKHFPGEDGDTDEEFWIREDGRREKRSRRAGRSSAGNVWTRSRDPEGPGKRQQRLENGGKPPPYRAASRAPASSSSSSSSSFSSSSAEDPSGNPMQPPREVGPSNGRGFPRSLQYGGMPSPVPHPGQMRPAVPGTFGPLRGSDPTKLYGSPRVPEPHPGDPVQQHQHFAMQPAVGLSEHRGHRLAAPEKQVCAGPTHVTGLGPRPGTLQLGRVSGPPPDAVYPPAQFQQGFLPPRHNGPPVRPPEGSEMPPGHMYRPYKYLNRGHPALWNGSHSAASQGAVGPEEKAPMGPAPSLQPRAIGHMMEPRALRPPLPPSQWTEQSNFLPHGVPPSGYIRPPGKAAGQRMPQPPAALFGGPAQVQRGCQGGDSMMDSPEMIAMQQLSSRVCPPGVPYHPRQPPPPHLPGPFPQLAHAASAGVPPPKPVMGNGSSQDQTMEPESNQVEPPAGVEEKAQCISIPDGAYAKLLPHPKPPLPMECTRRALPPEEGDGSGLKSDLKAGQSKGAWPAESGYAGPQGCVRDLAPTSERGGPVPENGAAGEGPAEGKGLAASLMEKPLCGGGKAVPEAAVPCLGQGTGLPAMDASTVGAAPNQFHPLYMPGLEYPNSAARYHINPGLQGFSPVMGGKPPPVSHPQHFPSRGFQPSNAHPGVFPRYRPHQGMPYPYQPQPQPSYHHYQRPPYYACPQGYSDWQRPLHPQASPSGHPPLARPPFSERGNVSGLQGCEALSAALASPNRMDVASAKEVSPSDGQDLGPEDEKSEESQERPESPKEFLDLDNHNAATKRQSSVAAGEFLYGAPPPHLGSGMGFGPSAFPPHGVMLQTGSPYASRHPTSHFQPRTYGSPMNAHLSHHHPASGQANGLSQEGPLYRCREENIGHFQALLMEQRGSGGGMGGPPQDLYRSSGMQMHQAQVPFPKMPTATMSREDLTPQKPSALPLDQS; encoded by the exons ATCCCAGACGTTTCACAGCTACCTGGAGGACATCATCAACTACCgctgggagctggaggaagGGAAACCCAACCCGCTGCGGGAGTCCAccttccaggagctgcccctgcGCACCCGCGTCGAGATCCTGCACCGCCTCTGCGACTACCGGCTCGATGCAGATGATGTCTTCGACCTCCTCAAG GGCTTGGACGCCGACAGCCTCCGCGTGGAGCCGCTGGGCGAGGACAGCAGCGGTGCCCTGTACTGGTACTTCTACGGCACGCGGATGTACAAGGAGGACCCCGTGCAGGCGAAAACCAATGGAGAGCTGGCTCCAGACAG ggggtgtggggggcagGCGAACACCCCAAACGTTCCTGGGAAAACAGGCAAGAGACGAGGGCGACCCCCAAAGCGGAAAAAACTACTGGAGGAAAATTTGCTGAG GGAGAAGGCAGAAGAGAACATGCTAATCCGTGAGACTCAGATAAGAAATG GGTCCCAAGGGCCAGGCCGTGGGACATGGTGGCTGCTGTGTCAGACGGAAGAGGAGTGGAGGCAGGTCACAGAGAGCTTCAGAGAGAGGACTTCCCTTAGAGAGCGGCAGCTCTACAAACTCTTGAGTGAAGACTTCCTGCCGGAGATCTGCAACATGATTGCACAGAAG GAGAAGCGTCTGCAGCGGCCAGAGTTTTCTCCCAGGTGGATGTCTGACCATCAGCCCATCAAACCAATCAAgcaggag GTAAACCCGAATGTGCTCAGTTCGATGGAGAAGCAGAGGcgcagggaggaagaggaggagcgCCAGATCCTTATAGCAGTGCAGAAGAGGGAGCAGGAGCAACTGCtaaaggaggagagaaaaagagagatggAGGAGAAGGTCAAAGCAGTGGAAG AGCGAGCCAGGAGGAGGAAGCTTCGTGAAGAGCGGGcctggctgctggcacaggggaaGGAGCTGCCCCCCGAGCTTTCCCACTTGGATCCCAGTTCCCCTACCAGGGAAGAGCGAAGGACCAAGGATCT CTTTGAACTGGATGATGAGTTCACAGCCATGTACAAAG TTCTAGATGTGGTAAAGGCTCACAAGGACTCTTGGCCCTTCTTGGAACCTGTTGATGAGTCGTATGCTCCTAACTACTACCAGATCATTAAG GCCCCCATGGACATCTCTAGCATGGAGAAGAAGTTGAATGGAGGTCAGTACTGCACCAAGGAAGAATTTGTGGGCGATATGAAGACCATGTTCAGGAACTGTCTTAAGTACAATGGTGAAGGCAGTG AATATACCAAGATGGCTTACAACTTGGAGAGGTGTTTCCACCGAGCAATGATGAAGCACTTCCCTGGGGAAGATGGAGACACAGATGAGGAGTTTTGGATCAGAGAAGACGGGAGGCGGGAGAAGAGGAGCCGGCGGGCTGGCCGCTCCAGCGCTGGCAATGTTTGGACTCGGTCACGAGACCCAGAGGGACCAGGCAAGAGGCAGCAGCGCCTGGAAAATGGAGGGAAACCTCCACCATATCGAGCTGCTTCGAGGGctcccgcctcctcctcctcttcctcctcctcctccttctcctcgtCCTCTGCAGAGGATCCAAGTGGCAACCCCATGCAGCCTCCTCGAGAAGTGGGCCCTTCCAATGGGCGAGGTTTCCCCCGCTCGCTGCAGTACGGCGGCAtgcccagccccgtgccacATCCCGGCCAGATG AGACCAGCTGTGCCAGGAACGTTCGGTCCCCTGCGCGGATCAGATCCAACAAAACTGTATGGCTCACCGCGAGTGCCAGAGCCCCATCCTGGAGACCCGgttcagcagcaccagcacttTGCCATGCAG CCGGCCGTGGGACTGAGCGAGCACCGTGGGCACAGGCTGGCTGCCCCTGAGAAGCAGGTGTGTGCGGGGCCGACCCACGTCACCGGCCTCGGACCCCGTCCTGGCACCCTGCAGCTGGGGCGTGTCAGTGGCCCCCCTCCGGACGCCGTCTACCCGCCAGCCCAGTTCCAGCAGGGCTTCCTCCCTCCAAGGCACAACGGGCCTCCGGTGAGGCCGCCAGAAGGCTCGGAGATGCCCCCTGGACATATGTACCGGCCCTACAAGTACCTGAACCGTGGGCACCCGGCCCTGTGGAATGGCAGCCACAGCGCCGCCAGCCAGGGTGCCGTGGGGCCGGAGGAGAAGGCACCCATGGGGCCAGCGCCCTCGCTGCAGCCCCGCGCCATCGGCCACATGATGGAGCCCCGGGCCTTACGgcctcctctgcctcccagccagTGGACTGAGCAATCAAACTTCCTACCTCACGGGGTGCCTCCCTCAGGGTACATCAGACCACCCGGGAAAGCTGCTGGCCAGAGGATGCCGCAGCCGCCGGCCGCTCTGTTCGGGGGACCGGCTCAGGTTCAGAGAGGGTGCCAGGGTGGGGACTCGATGATGGACAGCCCAGAGATGATCGCCATGCAGCAGCTGTCCTCCCGCGTGTGCCCGCCGGGCGTGCCTTACCACCCTCGCCAGCCACCCCCGCCGCACCTCCCTGGaccctttccccagctggctcACGCCGCCTCTGCTGGTGTGCCACCCCCAAAGCCGGTCATGGGCAACGGGAGCTCGCAGGATCAGACCATGGAGCCGGAGAGCAACCAAG TGGAGCCACCGGCGGGCGTGGAGGAGAAGGCTCAGTGCATCAGCATTCCCGACGGGGCCTACGCCAAACTCCTACCTCATCCCAAGCCCCCCCTGCCCATGGAGTGCACCCGACGCGCCTTGCCCCCAGAGGAGGGGGACGGCTCCGGCCTGAAGAGCGACCTgaaggcagggcagagcaagggCGCCTGGCCGGCCGAGAGCGGCTACGCTGGCCCACAGGGCTGCGTGAGGGACCTGGCACCCACCTCCGAGCGAGGAGGGCCCGTGCCTGAGAACGGGGCAGCGGGCGAGGGGCCGgcggaggggaaggggctggccGCCAGCCTGATGGAGAAGCCCCTCTGCGGCGGGGGGAAGGCTGTGCCCGAAGCGGCCGTGCCTTGCCTGGGGCAGGGCACCGGCCTTCCTGCCATGGACGCCAGCACCGTGGGGGCTGCCCCCAACCAGTTCCACCCTCTCTACATGCCTGGTCTGGAGTACCCCAATTCGGCCGCCCGGTACCACATCAACCCAGGGCTGCAAGGCTTCAGCCCGGTGATGGGCGGCAAGCCTCCCCCCGTGTCCCACCCGCAGCATTTCCCTTCGCGGGGCTTCCAGCCGAGCAACGCCCACCCCGGGGTCTTCCCCCGCTATCGGCCCCACCAGGGCATGCCCTATCCCTACCAGCCCCAGCCTCAACCTTCCTACCACCACTACCAGCGGCCGCCCTACTACGCCTGTCCGCAGGGCTACTCGGACTGGCAGAGGCCTCTGCACCCCCAGGCCAGCCCCAGTGGCCACCCGCCCCTGGCCAGACCCCCCTTCTCCGAGCGGGGGAACGTGAGCGGCTTGCAGGGCTGCGAGGCGCTGAGCGCTGCCCTGGCTTCTCCCAACCGCATGGACGTAGCGAGTGCCAAAGAGGTTTCTCCGAGCGACGGGCAGGATCTGGGGCCTGAAGATGAGAAGTCCGAGGAATCGCAGGAGCGGCCGGAGAGTCCCAAAGAGTTCCTTGATTTGGACAACCACAACGCGGCCACGAAGAGGCAAAGCTCAGTGGCAGCAGGAGAGTTCCTCTACGGAGCTCCCCCGCCCCACCTGGGTTCGGGAATGGGATTTGGGCCGTCGGCTTTCCCTCCCCACGGGGTGATGCTACAGACTGGCTCTCCCTATGCATCCCGGCATCCCACCAGCCATTTCCAACCCAGGACATACGGATCGCCCATGAATGCCCACCTGTCTCATCATCATCCAGCCTCTGGCCAGGCCAACGGCCTCTCTCAGGAGGGACCCCTGTACCGCTGCCGGGAGGAGAACATAGGTCACTTTCAGGCCTTGCTGATGGAGCAGAGAGGCAGTGGAGGTGGCATGGGGGGGCCACCCCAGGACTTGTATAGATCATCGGG AATGCAAATGCATCAGGCTCAAGTTCCCTTCCCGAAGATGCCTACAGCAACCATGTCCCGGGAAGATTTGACGCCACAAAAACCATCAGCGTTGCCTCTGGATCAA agCTAG